One window of Candidatus Bathyarchaeota archaeon genomic DNA carries:
- a CDS encoding ABC transporter ATP-binding protein: MKLCINKLTFSYGPISILKDVEFEVGLGEVLSIVGPNGSGKSTLLKCINRILKTKHNTVLVDDQDTCKMNLKELSMLMGYVPQSSSSTFPFTVFDVVLMGRKPYIHWNISERDNEIVAEMLDYLGIGHLGMRHFNELSGGEQQKVIIARALAQQPKLMLLDEPTSSLDIKHQLEILCMLKSLAKSKERSVIVSMHDLNLASRFSDRMLMLKNGCVYALGTPEEVLTEKNIEAVYGIKVNVSSSFVGKPQVTPVINEVDFFSNTKLTPVLEQKI, from the coding sequence ATGAAATTATGCATAAACAAACTAACCTTTAGCTATGGTCCAATCTCTATCCTCAAGGATGTTGAATTCGAAGTCGGATTAGGCGAGGTGCTCAGCATCGTTGGTCCCAACGGTTCAGGCAAAAGCACCTTGTTAAAATGCATCAACCGAATCCTAAAAACCAAACATAACACCGTGCTCGTTGACGATCAAGACACCTGCAAAATGAACCTCAAAGAGCTATCTATGCTTATGGGGTATGTGCCCCAGAGTTCCTCAAGCACGTTTCCCTTCACCGTTTTCGACGTCGTTTTGATGGGAAGAAAACCCTACATACACTGGAACATAAGTGAACGGGACAATGAAATCGTTGCTGAGATGCTGGATTACCTCGGTATCGGTCACCTTGGGATGCGTCATTTCAACGAGCTCAGCGGTGGTGAACAGCAGAAAGTCATTATTGCTCGTGCTTTAGCTCAGCAGCCTAAACTCATGTTACTCGATGAACCTACCAGTTCGCTTGACATTAAGCATCAGTTGGAGATTCTCTGTATGCTTAAGAGTTTAGCGAAGAGTAAGGAGCGTTCTGTTATTGTTTCTATGCATGACTTGAATTTGGCAAGCAGGTTTTCTGATCGTATGCTTATGCTAAAAAACGGCTGCGTATACGCCTTGGGCACCCCTGAAGAGGTTTTAACCGAGAAAAATATCGAAGCCGTGTACGGAATTAAGGTGAATGTTTCAAGCTCTTTTGTAGGTAAACCCCAAGTTACTCCAGTGATAAACGAAGTTGACTTTTTCTCAAACACAAAACTAACGCCAGTGTTAGAACAAAAAATTTGA